The Triticum dicoccoides isolate Atlit2015 ecotype Zavitan chromosome 6A, WEW_v2.0, whole genome shotgun sequence genome has a window encoding:
- the LOC119318231 gene encoding equilibrative nucleotide transporter 1-like: MAGGDEEATTALLPPPAGSAEAERPPPPPADRLGVGYLIFFTLGAGFLLPWNAYITAVDYFSYLYLGAPVDRVFSVSYMLSCLLPLLLIVLVFPKSSAPARINTGLTLFTLALLVVPVMDAVYVKGTPRLYGAFDVTVAATVMCGVADALVQGGVIGFAGELPERYMQAVVAGTAASGVLVSALRVITKASFPQDPNGLRQSAILYFMVGMVVMIICIVCYNVARRLPVVVYYKNIKQRAQKAEVGGGMTGPAWRSTLWSIVGTVKWYGIGVVLIYAVTLSIFPGFITEDVHSDALKDWYPIMLISAYNVFDLIGKCLPAIYLLQNSNVAVAGSFSRLLFYPLFYGCLHGPSYFRTEIPVTVLTCLLGLTNGYLTSVLMILAPKAVPIHHSETAGIVIVLFLVVGLVLGSFVAWFWVI; encoded by the exons atggccggcggcgacgaggaggccacgacggcgctgctgccgccgccagcGGGGTCGGCGGAGGCGGAGCGCCCGCCTCCCCCGCCGGCCGACCGGCTCGGGGTCGGCTACCTCATCTTCTTCACGCTCGGCGCCGGGTTCCTGCTCCCCTGGAACGCCTACATCACCGCCGTCGACTACTTCTCCTACCTCTACCTGGGCGCGCCCGTCGACCGCGTCTTCTCCGTCTCCTACATGCTCTCCTGCCTCCTCCCGCTGCTCCTCATCGTGCTCGTCTTCCCCAAGTCCAGCGCCCCGGCCCGCATCAACACCGGGCTCACCCTCTTCACGCTCGCGCTCCTTGTCGTCCCCGTCATGGACGCCGTCTACGTCAAGGGCACCCCGCGCCTCTACGGCGCCTTCGACGTCACTGTCGCCGCCACCGTCATGTGCGGCGTCGCCGACGCGCTCGTGCAGGGCGGGGTCATCGGCTTCGCCGGGGAGCTCCCCGAGCGCTACATGCAGGCTGTCGTCGCCGGAACCGCCGCTTCAG GTGTACTTGTCTCAGCACTTCGAGTGATCACAAAAGCGAGCTTCCCTCAGGACCCCAATGGGCTAAGGCAAAGCGCAATCCTGTACTTCATGGTTGGCATGGTGGTCATGATCATCTGCATAGTGTGCTACAACGTGGCGCGCAGGCTTCCCGTCGTGGTGTACTACAAGAACATCAAGCAGAGGGCTCAGAAGGCGGAGGTGGGCGGCGGCATGACGGGGCCTGCCTGGAGGTCGACGCTGTGGAGCATTGTCGGGACGGTGAAGTGGTACGGGATAGGAGTGGTTCTCATCTATGCAGTCACCCTGTCCATATTTCCGGGGTTCATCACGGAGGACGTGCACTCGGATGCGCTCAAGGACTGGTACCCCATCATGCTCATCAGCGCCTACAACGTGTTTGATCTCATCGGCAAGTGCCTGCCGGCCATCTACCTCCTGCAGAACTCCAATGTTGCCGTTGCCGGTTCGTTCTCGAGGCTCCTGTTCTATCCCCTCTTCTATGGCTGCCTGCACGGACCCAGCTACTTCCGCACCGAGATCCCGGTCACCGTGCTGACCTGCCTTCTCGGGCTCACCAACGGGTACCTGACCTCCGTGCTCATGATCCTCGCGCCCAAGGCCGTGCCCATACACCACTCCGAGACCGCGGGGATCGTCATAGTGCTGTTCCTTGTGGTTGGGCTGGTCCTCGGTTCGTTTGTTGCTTGGTTTTGGGTCATCTGA